GGGCTGTCATGGAAGGAGAATCCCGTATATTTTATTCTGCCATCCTCAAGGGCAGAGTCAAGGAAATCAAAAATTCCATGCTTTTTAACCAGATCCCAGAAGTCACTGTTTAAAGCGTGCGCCAGATAGAAATCAATGGAATCAGTTTTAAGCCTTTCAAGCTGTTCGTTCAAATACCTGTCCATGTCTTTTCTGCTTGCAACCAGCCAGCTCGGGAGTTTGGTTGCGATATAGACTTTATCACGGTAGCCGTCTTCAAGAGCCTTCCCGAGAACGGATTCGCTCATGCCACCATGGTAAGGATAGGCAGTATCAATGTAATTAACACCGGAATCGATGGCATAACGGATCATCTCTATGGATTTTTCCTCATCAACCCGGGTATCATCTCCCCCTATAACAGGGAGACGCATGGTGCCAAAACCCAGTATGGAAACTTTTTCGTCCGTCCTGCCAAGTCTTCTGTATAACATATATTTTTGCCCCCTCAAGAAAAATACTTGAAACCCATATCGAAATGAATCCCTTACCCCCCTTTGTCATGATAGAAGATAACGCTTTGTGTAAGCTACAGGCTACACGGAAGAAAATGAAGTCCTGAAAAAAGGCTTCCAGCCCGAAGAAAGCTCCCCGGGAACTACAGCTTCCGGACCAGAAAAACATACAGAAAACTCAGCACATTAGAAAACATAATGATGGCAGATATTATATAAAAAGAGCCT
This window of the Methanosarcina mazei S-6 genome carries:
- a CDS encoding aldo/keto reductase; its protein translation is MLYRRLGRTDEKVSILGFGTMRLPVIGGDDTRVDEEKSIEMIRYAIDSGVNYIDTAYPYHGGMSESVLGKALEDGYRDKVYIATKLPSWLVASRKDMDRYLNEQLERLKTDSIDFYLAHALNSDFWDLVKKHGIFDFLDSALEDGRIKYTGFSFHDSPELFKEIVDSTRGLYVRYSTTLWMKISRQEKTV